CATGGTCCGACCGTCGGGTACGGCGGCATCCGTATCGTTGTAGAGGAAGAGCTCGGGTCCCTCCAGATAACGCGAGGAGTAGCGTCCTTGGCCGAAGATGTCGGTCAGATTGGATAGGTAGGACCAGGCCTGGTCGTCGTCCGTACGCACCAGCTCATGGGTTACCGCATAGGGGTTACGGGTGCGTTCCAGGGTGATCTGGTCATCCTTGGAGGCCCGGTACCACCAGCCGTCGGGCGCCTTGAGCATGGTTGTGTCGATGATTCCGTTGCTGCGGTCGATCCACTTGACTGGACGTGAGAAGGTGATCAGGTCAGCGCTGGTGGCGTAATACATGTTGATGCCGTCGCCCAGCTCGTTGACCAGGTCGGCCGCGGCCGGGTCCTCGGTGCTGTCGGCGGCAGCCGTGGCCCAGAAGACTATCCATCGCTTCCTGTCGGCATCCCAGCAGGCCTCCGGCGCCCAGGCCATGCCGGCCTTGGGAATGGCCGAGGCCACATCAACCAGGCGGGGTCTGCCCCAGTGGGCCAGGTCAGGCGAATCCCAGATGACCAGGCCGGTGGATCCGTCCACGGTGGCCCGGCCCTCCTGCCAGCCGCCCCTGTGGTAGACGGACAGGTCGGTGGCGATGATGTGGAAGAGACCGTCTGGTCCCCGGACGACATAGGGATCACGCACGCCGCCCTCGCCTTCGCTCCAGGTCAGTACCGGGTCTCCCTGGGCCCGCAGGTCATGCCAGTGCAGGCCATCGCGGCTGAGGGCGAAGTAGAGCTGCTCGTCCGTCTCGGCCTGTTCATGACCGGTGAAGTGGACGAAGAGGTAGGCGCTGGTAGCTTCGAACGAGGGTCGCCAATCCGTAGACATATTCCACCTTTCCTGCTTACGGCAACGGTACCGCGGCGGCGGGGGACT
The window above is part of the Bifidobacterium asteroides DSM 20089 genome. Proteins encoded here:
- a CDS encoding glycoside hydrolase family 43 protein → MSTDWRPSFEATSAYLFVHFTGHEQAETDEQLYFALSRDGLHWHDLRAQGDPVLTWSEGEGGVRDPYVVRGPDGLFHIIATDLSVYHRGGWQEGRATVDGSTGLVIWDSPDLAHWGRPRLVDVASAIPKAGMAWAPEACWDADRKRWIVFWATAAADSTEDPAAADLVNELGDGINMYYATSADLITFSRPVKWIDRSNGIIDTTMLKAPDGWWYRASKDDQITLERTRNPYAVTHELVRTDDDQAWSYLSNLTDIFGQGRYSSRYLEGPELFLYNDTDAAVPDGRTMPFGLICDQFAEGRGYLPFRSADLSSRRQQDWTLVNDMNFGRLTKRHGSIMPITESEYRILKRTLTR